A genome region from Cucurbita pepo subsp. pepo cultivar mu-cu-16 unplaced genomic scaffold, ASM280686v2 Cp4.1_scaffold000389, whole genome shotgun sequence includes the following:
- the LOC111785158 gene encoding flowering-promoting factor 1-like protein 1: MSGVWVFKNGVVRLVEDAGVDKADGGQRSTYRRKVLVYSPTEEVMTSYAELEQKLTALGWERYYDDPDLLQFHKRSTVHLISLPKEFAKFKSMHMYDIVVKNRNHFEVKDA; encoded by the coding sequence ATGTCTGGCGTTTGGGTGTTCAAAAACGGCGTCGTTCGTCTGGTGGAGGACGCTGGAGTGGATAAGGCGGATGGCGGGCAGAGGTCGACGTATCGCCGGAAAGTGCTGGTGTATAGTCCGACGGAGGAGGTGATGACGTCATATGCGGAGCTGGAACAGAAACTGACGGCGTTGGGTTGGGAACGTTACTACGACGATCCAGATCTGCTGCAATTTCACAAGAGATCAACGGTCCATCTCATTTCTCTACCCAAAGAATTCGCCAAGTTCAAATCCATGCACATGTACGACATCGTCGTCAAAAATCGAAACCATTTCGAAGTTAAAGATGCCTAA